The Gemmatimonas sp. UBA7669 genome has a segment encoding these proteins:
- a CDS encoding helix-turn-helix domain-containing protein, with translation MALTATERKARLREAGVSQSTAAEKAGVKPAMVSMVINGKTRSYRVERVLAELMGLDREEAFEPHLREAEARTRFEQRGAA, from the coding sequence ATGGCGTTGACCGCTACCGAACGAAAGGCGCGCCTGCGCGAGGCGGGCGTGTCACAGTCCACGGCGGCCGAGAAGGCCGGCGTGAAGCCGGCCATGGTGAGCATGGTCATCAACGGCAAAACGCGGTCGTACCGCGTGGAGCGCGTGCTGGCAGAGCTCATGGGGCTGGATCGAGAAGAGGCGTTTGAGCCGCACCTGCGCGAAGCCGAAGCGCGCACCCGCTTCGAGCAGCGCGGCGCCGCCTGA
- a CDS encoding YqaJ viral recombinase family protein — MTAPTASPLSTLAQPTVGLTAAQLAERRTGLGASEVAAVLGLDRYKSPLDVWAEKTGRVVPESSGDSGPALMGQLLEPIVATLAQREYQKQDVGLEVLTVKEAVKRLPWLAVKRRTPSGSTFIGREDWQRASPDRFVLRQSAADYDIQSFSDLFLLECKTKSWKTFRDFGLPGSDQVPYAILCQAIWQADVLELERVDVGVLVDGRDYHPFTVKVEHALALDLYEQVHDWWHRYVVADVEPPVSRGSDVQYLRSKFDQVRDELMPSDPDVEQAVAQLADARRAAKDAEAAEELAKAHVMRLMGDYKAVHTPYGKVSFGLVKGAARTDWKAVAEAANAPAELVQSHTKIGAPSRQFRFTAAAGDN; from the coding sequence ATGACCGCACCCACTGCTTCCCCGCTGTCCACCCTGGCCCAGCCGACGGTCGGCCTGACGGCCGCCCAACTGGCCGAGCGCCGCACCGGCCTCGGCGCCTCCGAAGTGGCGGCCGTGCTCGGGCTCGACCGCTACAAGTCGCCCCTCGACGTGTGGGCCGAGAAGACCGGCCGCGTTGTGCCCGAGTCGAGCGGCGACAGTGGCCCGGCGCTCATGGGCCAGCTGCTCGAGCCCATTGTGGCCACGTTGGCGCAGCGCGAATACCAGAAGCAGGATGTGGGCCTTGAGGTGCTGACGGTGAAGGAAGCCGTCAAGCGCCTGCCCTGGCTGGCCGTCAAGCGCCGCACGCCCTCGGGCAGCACGTTCATTGGCCGCGAGGACTGGCAGCGCGCGAGCCCCGACCGGTTTGTGCTCCGGCAGTCGGCCGCCGACTACGACATCCAGTCCTTCAGTGACCTGTTCCTGCTCGAGTGCAAGACGAAAAGCTGGAAGACCTTCCGGGACTTCGGGCTACCCGGCAGCGATCAGGTGCCCTACGCGATCCTCTGTCAGGCGATCTGGCAGGCCGATGTGCTCGAACTTGAGCGCGTGGATGTGGGCGTGCTGGTGGACGGCCGCGACTACCATCCGTTCACGGTGAAGGTGGAGCACGCGCTGGCGCTCGACCTCTACGAGCAGGTGCACGACTGGTGGCACCGGTACGTCGTGGCTGATGTGGAGCCGCCGGTCTCGCGTGGCTCGGACGTGCAGTATCTGCGCAGCAAGTTCGACCAGGTCCGCGACGAGCTGATGCCGAGTGACCCGGATGTCGAGCAGGCGGTGGCGCAGCTGGCGGACGCACGGCGCGCGGCGAAGGACGCCGAGGCGGCCGAGGAGCTGGCCAAGGCCCATGTGATGCGCCTGATGGGCGATTACAAGGCCGTGCACACGCCCTATGGCAAGGTGTCGTTCGGGCTGGTCAAGGGTGCGGCGCGCACCGACTGGAAGGCCGTGGCCGAGGCGGCCAACGCGCCGGCTGAGCTGGTGCAGTCGCACACGAAGATCGGCGCGCCGTCGCGTCAGTTCCGGTTCACGGCCGCCGCGGGGGACAACTGA